A single window of Watersipora subatra chromosome 11, tzWatSuba1.1, whole genome shotgun sequence DNA harbors:
- the LOC137408063 gene encoding myb-like protein D, translated as MSDNNTVHDWMSDNNTVHDWISDNNTVHDWMSDNNTVHDWMSDNNTVHDWMSDNNTVHDWMSDNNTVHDLMRNNNTVHDWMSDNNTVHDWMRNNNTVHDWMSDNNTVHDWMSDNNTVHDLMRNNNIVHDWMRNNNTVHDWMSDNNTVHDWMSDNNTVHDWMSDNNTVHDWMSDNNTVHDWMSDNNTVHDWMRNNNTVHDWMRNNNIVHDWMSDNNTVHDWMRNNNTVHDWMSDNNTVYDRMSDNNTVHDWMSDNNTVHQIQTGFKKTIPVFNQQESEIGLFSFCPDEAKMQT; from the coding sequence ATAACAACACTGTTCATGATTGGATGAGTGATAACAACACTGTACATGATTGGATTAGTGATAACAACACTGTTCATGATTGGATGAGTGATAACAACACTGTTCATGATTGGATGAGTGATAACAACACTGTTCATGATTGGATGAGTGATAACAACACTGTTCATGATTGGATGAGTGATAACAACACTGTTCATGATTTGATGAGGAATAACAACACTGTTCATGATTGGATGAGTGATAACAACACTGTTCATGATTGGATGAGGAATAACAACACTGTTCATGATTGGATGAGTGATAACAACACTGTTCATGATTGGATGAGTGATAACAACACTGTTCATGATTTGATGAGGAATAACAACATTGTTCATGATTGGATGAGGAATAACAACACTGTTCATGATTGGATGAGTGATAACAACACTGTACATGATTGGATGAGTGATAACAACACTGTTCATGATTGGATGAGTGATAACAACACTGTTCATGATTGGATGAGTGATAACAACACTGTTCATGATTGGATGAGTGATAACAACACTGTTCATGATTGGATGAGGAATAACAACACTGTTCATGATTGGATGAGGAATAACAACATTGTTCATGATTGGATGAGTGATAACAACACTGTTCATGATTGGATGAGGAATAACAACACTGTTCATGATTGGATGAGTGATAACAACACTGTATATGATAGGATGAGTGATAACAACACCGTACATGATTGGATGAGTGATAACAACACTGTACACCAAATACAGACgggttttaaaaaaacaattccAGTTTTTAATCAACAAG